Proteins encoded by one window of Nitrospirota bacterium:
- the topA gene encoding type I DNA topoisomerase produces MNSLVIVESPAKAKTINKILGKEFAVKASVGHIKDLPAKELGVDVEKNFEPRYMVIPGKEKIIRELKKASKEVDRVFLAPDPDREGEAIAWHIAYEVSDRKKQPINEKIYRIVFNEITERAVKEAIQNPQKIDMHKVEAQQARRILDRLVGYGLSPLLWRKVRRGLSAGRVQSVAVRLVVDREREIEAFTPEEYWSINAEFEGSRLPSFWSKLVKMEREAGQNDQKFLITNGETAHALAADLKDKEFVLSRIERKHRKRMPYPPFITSTLQQEAVRKLRFPAKKTMMIAQQLYEGIELGEEGSVGLITYMRTDSHRVAPEAQEWARAFIEKAFSKEYIPEKPHVYKSKASAQEAHEAVRPTYPEKRPEAIKTFLSKDQFALYVLIWNRFIASQMSPAQLEQTAFVIHNLQDGQQGSYEFKSTGTVVRFDGFMALYTEGKDESEEETGLTLPALQEDENLRLLGLLPKQHFTQPPPRYSEATLVKALEEKGIGRPSTYAAILSTIQDRKYVQKTEGKFSPTELGVVVNDYLVERFPELIDVGFTAKMEDELDNIEEGKMKWENVVKDFYKPFNSDLSEAIKTVGKVKPKDIPTEIVCEKCGLPMVMRWGRHGRFLACTGFPECKNTKALKTEGAGDGPESVESIPQQTDEKCEKCGSPMIIKSGRYGKFLACSKYPECKNAKPLATGIKCPDDGGDIVERRSKKGKQFWSCTNFPKCKFASWYRPVALTCPKCGAAFLFEKRNKDGDITLFCHNKECGFKEVKKVPGEEVQDTGVG; encoded by the coding sequence ATGAATTCTTTGGTAATTGTCGAATCGCCTGCCAAGGCAAAGACGATCAATAAGATACTTGGAAAGGAATTTGCAGTAAAGGCATCTGTTGGTCATATAAAAGACCTCCCTGCGAAAGAGCTCGGAGTGGATGTCGAAAAAAATTTTGAGCCCCGGTACATGGTGATTCCGGGAAAGGAGAAGATTATCAGGGAGCTGAAAAAGGCTTCGAAAGAGGTGGATAGAGTGTTCCTTGCCCCTGACCCTGACAGGGAGGGAGAAGCAATCGCGTGGCATATTGCATATGAAGTATCTGACAGGAAAAAGCAGCCGATCAATGAAAAGATATACCGGATTGTATTTAATGAGATTACAGAGCGGGCGGTAAAAGAAGCGATACAAAACCCGCAGAAGATAGATATGCACAAGGTTGAGGCTCAGCAGGCTCGACGGATACTCGACAGGCTGGTCGGGTACGGGCTCAGCCCTCTTCTCTGGAGAAAGGTGCGCAGGGGGCTGAGCGCAGGAAGGGTACAGTCGGTTGCCGTGCGACTCGTGGTGGACAGGGAACGTGAGATTGAAGCATTCACTCCCGAAGAGTACTGGAGCATCAATGCTGAATTTGAAGGGTCCAGGCTTCCCTCATTCTGGTCGAAGCTTGTGAAGATGGAGCGCGAAGCGGGACAAAATGACCAGAAATTTCTTATCACGAACGGAGAGACCGCGCATGCATTGGCAGCGGATCTGAAAGACAAGGAATTTGTACTGAGCAGGATAGAACGGAAGCACAGGAAAAGGATGCCTTACCCTCCTTTTATTACCAGCACACTGCAGCAGGAAGCCGTGAGAAAGCTGCGATTCCCGGCAAAAAAGACCATGATGATAGCGCAACAGCTGTATGAGGGCATAGAACTCGGGGAGGAAGGCTCTGTAGGACTGATTACCTATATGAGAACAGATTCTCACCGGGTGGCACCGGAAGCGCAGGAATGGGCGAGGGCGTTTATTGAAAAGGCGTTCAGTAAGGAATATATCCCGGAAAAACCCCATGTGTACAAGAGCAAAGCCTCTGCTCAGGAGGCACACGAGGCGGTCAGGCCTACCTATCCGGAAAAAAGGCCTGAAGCGATAAAGACATTCCTTTCAAAAGATCAGTTCGCCCTGTATGTCCTTATATGGAACCGTTTCATCGCAAGCCAGATGTCGCCGGCACAGCTTGAACAGACAGCATTTGTTATTCATAACCTGCAGGATGGTCAGCAGGGCTCGTATGAATTTAAATCTACAGGAACAGTGGTGCGTTTTGACGGGTTTATGGCGTTGTACACTGAAGGGAAAGATGAGTCAGAAGAGGAAACCGGCCTTACGTTGCCGGCACTGCAGGAAGATGAGAACCTAAGGTTGCTGGGACTGTTGCCCAAACAGCATTTTACCCAGCCGCCCCCACGGTATTCCGAGGCAACTCTCGTGAAGGCGCTTGAGGAAAAAGGTATCGGAAGGCCGAGCACGTATGCGGCAATCCTCTCGACTATCCAGGACAGAAAATATGTCCAGAAGACCGAAGGCAAATTTTCTCCGACGGAGCTTGGTGTTGTTGTCAACGATTATCTTGTCGAGAGGTTCCCGGAACTTATTGATGTAGGGTTTACCGCGAAGATGGAAGATGAACTGGATAATATTGAAGAAGGAAAAATGAAGTGGGAAAACGTTGTGAAGGATTTTTACAAGCCTTTCAACAGTGACCTTTCGGAAGCCATAAAAACTGTCGGCAAGGTAAAGCCGAAAGATATTCCCACAGAGATTGTCTGTGAGAAATGCGGCCTTCCCATGGTAATGAGATGGGGAAGGCATGGGAGGTTCCTGGCATGTACCGGGTTCCCGGAATGCAAGAATACAAAAGCGCTCAAGACAGAAGGGGCAGGGGATGGTCCTGAATCTGTGGAAAGCATCCCGCAGCAGACGGATGAGAAATGTGAGAAATGCGGGTCACCGATGATTATAAAATCAGGACGGTATGGGAAATTCCTTGCCTGCTCAAAATACCCTGAATGCAAAAATGCAAAGCCCCTGGCAACCGGGATCAAATGTCCCGATGACGGCGGGGACATCGTTGAAAGGCGTTCGAAGAAGGGAAAACAGTTCTGGAGCTGCACGAACTTCCCGAAATGCAAGTTTGCCTCATGGTACAGGCCTGTCGCTCTCACGTGTCCGAAATGCGGCGCTGCCTTCCTATTCGAAAAAAGGAACAAGGATGGCGATATCACACTCTTCTGTCATAACAAAGAGTGCGGCTTCAAGGAAGTGAAAAAAGTCCCCGGGGAAGAAGTACAGGATACGGGAGTCGGATAA
- a CDS encoding ATP-binding protein, which translates to MQATKNIASIITWLSGVIITLLVIIFPLVYFVVSYEYMVGSLETEGQIGSSQIMKIISTNPYDWEFELHRLQEALSDYPRKGHAERWRTLNTINEVIAENMAELDTPVIKRSFQLYDTGVVVGRLEIYRSIRPLLMKTVMVALIMLPVGAGAFLILRFLPIRTIYKAEEALRKSKQLLEKTFASLRDAVLILDAGTGKIIDCNQATTTLFGYTRNEMLNRTPGFMHLTEEEFREFNRHLDSAVKDKGFMFLPEFSMKQKDGTTFPAEHTMLPLEDDQHNRIGWVHVIQDIRERKKMEEELLKSQKLESLGVLAGGIAHDFNNLLTAILGNISLIKLYLHSPEEVSQIIEDAEKATLRARDLTHQLLTFSQGGTPVIKTTSIVQITKESAGFALRGSNVKCEFSVPDDLWQVDVDEGQISQVVNNLIINADHAMPEGGIINVRFSNVVIAENDILPLKQGKYVEISFQDHGIGIPKEYLHKIFDPYFTTKQKGSGLGLATAYSILKKHHGYIAVESVKGDGSLFQVYLPASGEHATPELPEEEKYRYGKGRILLMDDEDAVRKAVCLMLKGIGYEVVAAKEGRETVALYRKALESGQPFDAVILDITIPGGMGGKETNRQLMEIDRNVRTIVSSGYSNDPIMSEYKDHGFRGVLAKPYRVKELSETVARIIETAQ; encoded by the coding sequence ATGCAGGCAACGAAAAATATAGCTTCGATCATCACGTGGCTTTCAGGAGTCATCATCACCCTGCTGGTAATCATTTTCCCCCTGGTCTATTTTGTCGTCTCCTATGAATATATGGTAGGGAGTCTCGAAACCGAAGGACAGATCGGGTCAAGTCAGATAATGAAAATCATCAGCACAAACCCGTACGACTGGGAATTTGAACTGCACAGGCTCCAGGAAGCATTATCTGATTACCCGAGGAAAGGACATGCCGAGAGATGGCGTACCCTCAACACAATTAACGAGGTCATTGCAGAAAATATGGCCGAACTCGATACACCCGTCATTAAACGTTCCTTTCAGCTGTACGACACAGGAGTGGTTGTCGGAAGGCTCGAGATTTACCGTTCCATCAGACCCCTGTTGATGAAAACCGTCATGGTCGCATTGATAATGCTGCCTGTTGGCGCAGGAGCATTCCTCATCCTGCGTTTCTTACCTATACGTACAATATACAAGGCTGAGGAGGCGCTCAGGAAATCCAAGCAGCTTCTTGAAAAAACTTTTGCCAGCCTCCGTGATGCAGTGCTGATCCTCGACGCCGGGACCGGAAAGATCATTGACTGCAATCAGGCCACAACAACGCTATTCGGCTACACAAGGAACGAGATGCTGAACCGGACTCCCGGTTTTATGCACCTTACTGAAGAAGAATTCAGGGAATTCAACAGGCATCTTGATTCCGCGGTGAAGGATAAGGGATTCATGTTCCTTCCTGAGTTCAGTATGAAACAAAAGGACGGGACAACCTTTCCGGCTGAGCATACCATGCTCCCTCTCGAAGATGATCAGCATAACCGCATAGGCTGGGTTCACGTGATTCAGGATATACGCGAGAGAAAAAAGATGGAAGAAGAGTTGCTGAAAAGCCAGAAACTCGAATCTCTGGGGGTACTTGCCGGAGGTATTGCCCATGATTTCAATAATCTTCTCACAGCAATTCTCGGGAATATCTCCCTCATCAAGCTGTATCTGCATTCTCCCGAAGAGGTGTCACAGATCATCGAGGATGCGGAAAAAGCAACCCTCAGGGCCAGGGATTTAACCCATCAGCTTCTCACCTTTTCTCAGGGCGGGACGCCGGTTATAAAAACCACGTCAATTGTGCAGATCACAAAGGAATCAGCCGGATTTGCCCTGAGAGGATCAAATGTGAAGTGCGAATTTTCCGTTCCCGATGACCTGTGGCAGGTTGATGTTGATGAGGGGCAGATAAGCCAGGTCGTGAACAATCTGATTATCAATGCAGACCACGCAATGCCGGAAGGCGGCATTATCAATGTCCGCTTCAGCAACGTAGTTATTGCGGAAAATGATATTCTGCCGCTGAAACAGGGAAAATATGTGGAAATATCCTTTCAGGATCATGGCATCGGAATCCCCAAAGAATACCTCCACAAAATCTTCGATCCTTATTTCACCACAAAACAGAAGGGAAGCGGTCTCGGACTCGCCACCGCATATTCAATTCTCAAGAAACATCATGGGTACATTGCGGTGGAATCCGTGAAAGGAGACGGTTCCCTCTTTCAAGTCTATCTCCCTGCGTCCGGGGAGCATGCAACTCCGGAACTCCCTGAAGAAGAGAAGTATCGTTACGGAAAAGGCAGGATACTGCTCATGGACGACGAAGATGCAGTGAGAAAAGCCGTCTGCCTGATGCTGAAAGGGATAGGATATGAAGTTGTTGCTGCCAAAGAAGGCAGAGAAACTGTTGCATTGTACAGAAAGGCTCTTGAGTCAGGTCAGCCTTTTGACGCGGTAATCCTGGATATCACCATACCCGGCGGCATGGGAGGGAAAGAGACGAACAGACAATTGATGGAAATCGACAGGAATGTCAGAACAATCGTTTCGAGCGGCTATTCAAACGATCCCATCATGTCCGAATATAAGGATCACGGGTTCAGAGGGGTGCTCGCAAAGCCGTACCGGGTAAAAGAACTGAGTGAGACTGTGGCCAGAATCATCGAAACTGCACAATAG
- a CDS encoding substrate-binding domain-containing protein: protein MRYSKSLNKQLWIVFLCLMLVGTVFHNISLAGETLKIGGAGSALGSMKSLAAAFEASRPGIKVTVLPSLGSIGGIKAVSKGAIDIGLVGRPLTKNELKLKLTLIEYAKTPLVFVTKKNIGVSNITTQEIIRIFNGEMQTWPNGERIRPILRQPAESNAITVREISSAVSNAMDIAMSRPWRVVALTDQETADLVEKTHGSFGFCTLTQIIAENRHMTILAYNSIPPMLNNRVNAEYPISKNHAMAIKAHPSTLVQQFIDFVKSPEGRKILEKTGNAQI, encoded by the coding sequence ATGCGGTATTCAAAGTCCCTGAACAAACAACTATGGATAGTATTCTTGTGCCTTATGCTTGTCGGTACGGTCTTTCATAACATATCGCTTGCGGGAGAAACTCTCAAAATAGGAGGCGCGGGAAGTGCACTCGGTTCAATGAAATCTCTTGCAGCTGCCTTCGAAGCATCACGCCCGGGAATCAAGGTAACTGTTCTGCCAAGTCTGGGAAGCATCGGAGGCATAAAAGCAGTATCAAAGGGAGCCATTGATATCGGATTAGTCGGAAGGCCTCTGACGAAAAATGAACTTAAACTGAAATTAACCCTTATAGAATATGCAAAAACCCCGCTTGTGTTCGTCACTAAAAAAAATATCGGGGTATCCAATATCACGACTCAGGAGATCATCAGGATCTTCAACGGCGAGATGCAGACGTGGCCAAACGGCGAACGCATCCGCCCTATCCTGCGTCAGCCTGCGGAAAGCAACGCGATCACGGTACGGGAGATTTCATCTGCGGTAAGCAACGCCATGGACATCGCGATGTCACGTCCATGGAGAGTAGTGGCCCTTACCGATCAGGAAACAGCCGATCTTGTGGAAAAGACACACGGCTCCTTCGGTTTCTGCACATTAACCCAGATTATTGCTGAAAACCGTCATATGACTATTCTGGCGTATAACAGCATCCCCCCAATGCTCAATAACCGCGTCAATGCGGAATATCCGATTTCCAAAAACCACGCCATGGCAATAAAAGCCCACCCCTCCACACTGGTGCAACAGTTTATTGATTTTGTAAAATCACCTGAGGGCAGAAAAATCCTGGAAAAAACAGGGAATGCGCAGATATAA
- a CDS encoding PilZ domain-containing protein, giving the protein MKEQRQYKRFKVDLFGISGRMTFARDVRIIDMSPGGVALKTDRRLNVNGEYTLKIKGKSRELTIRGTVAWSIIHESITDASGNIIPIYSAGMQITDISDDKKLEIAGFIEEHRHEIAQEVFSLINLRINVRIQFDTPKEAILHYHDNYKVKKISLGGMLIGSQETIQLESRLPMELDLTGDNTVKFTGRVASCLLVSEKDNHHYDIGVEFLDMSPEDRKVLHAFISALESGNPEPSS; this is encoded by the coding sequence ATGAAAGAGCAGAGACAGTATAAGAGGTTCAAGGTGGATCTCTTCGGTATAAGTGGCAGAATGACGTTTGCGAGAGATGTGAGAATCATTGACATGAGTCCCGGAGGCGTTGCCCTGAAAACCGACAGACGACTGAACGTCAATGGTGAATATACCCTTAAGATAAAGGGGAAAAGCAGGGAACTGACAATCAGGGGAACTGTTGCGTGGTCAATCATCCATGAAAGCATAACAGACGCCTCCGGAAACATTATCCCCATATACTCTGCAGGGATGCAAATTACGGACATCTCTGACGACAAAAAACTCGAGATTGCAGGGTTCATCGAAGAACACAGGCATGAAATCGCACAGGAGGTTTTCAGCCTCATTAACCTCAGGATCAATGTCAGAATACAGTTTGATACACCTAAAGAGGCTATCCTGCATTATCATGATAATTATAAAGTCAAAAAAATCAGTCTTGGCGGCATGCTGATAGGAAGCCAGGAAACGATTCAGCTCGAAAGCCGCCTGCCCATGGAGCTAGATCTCACCGGGGACAATACCGTCAAATTTACCGGACGGGTCGCCTCCTGTCTTCTCGTATCAGAGAAGGATAATCATCACTACGATATCGGAGTCGAGTTTCTTGATATGTCACCGGAAGACCGGAAAGTGTTGCATGCCTTTATTTCCGCGCTCGAAAGCGGCAACCCTGAACCTTCCTCTTGA
- a CDS encoding tetratricopeptide repeat protein, which yields MKTHGIAGFCILLAMMITLASCAGILAKSTAESEFETGFSLFNRGKYDEAITHFEHAAELVPDFGKAYLYIGRSYLNLGKWREALPPLRTAYRLAPDETKQEIADIIMDIILKNTLQFDKDTESQFLDLLKPR from the coding sequence ATGAAGACTCATGGAATAGCGGGCTTCTGCATCCTTCTCGCGATGATGATCACTCTGGCTTCCTGCGCCGGCATACTTGCAAAGTCAACCGCTGAATCCGAGTTTGAGACAGGGTTTTCTCTTTTCAATCGCGGCAAGTATGACGAAGCGATAACACATTTTGAGCATGCTGCAGAGCTTGTGCCGGACTTCGGCAAAGCCTATCTTTATATAGGAAGATCATACCTGAATCTCGGGAAATGGCGCGAGGCACTTCCCCCGCTGCGGACTGCGTACCGCCTTGCTCCGGATGAAACCAAACAGGAGATTGCAGACATCATCATGGACATCATCCTGAAGAATACCCTGCAATTCGACAAGGACACCGAGTCACAGTTCCTGGACCTCCTGAAACCCCGTTAG
- a CDS encoding potassium channel family protein produces the protein MDYFRFRLRIYLIVFGAVILAGTLGFSVIEDLTLMDALYFSIVSIATVGYGDIHPVTAQGKILAIVMIILGVGTFLGVVANATEMMLNKREKIARLEKMNMVIGVFFSESGTSLLGYFSKADPAIERIRKDLIITGEWSGKSFEKAVKTLQGYDYAVDMRQIDLEHLRTYLTEKKDFLLRLLENPMLLEHEAFTELLRAVFHLTEELTFRNDLLHIPKTDVQHLAGDIRRVYTLLVVQWLYYMQHLRNNYPYLFSLAIRTNPFNHLASPVVQ, from the coding sequence ATGGACTATTTCCGTTTCAGATTAAGGATTTACCTGATTGTGTTTGGAGCTGTCATTCTGGCGGGAACCCTGGGGTTTTCGGTTATCGAGGATCTCACGCTGATGGATGCCTTGTATTTCAGTATCGTCAGCATAGCTACTGTCGGATATGGCGATATACATCCTGTGACTGCGCAGGGCAAGATTCTTGCCATTGTGATGATTATCCTTGGGGTAGGCACCTTTCTGGGGGTTGTGGCAAATGCAACTGAAATGATGCTGAATAAGAGGGAAAAAATCGCCAGGCTTGAGAAGATGAATATGGTCATCGGGGTATTTTTCAGCGAATCCGGCACATCCCTGCTCGGATATTTTTCCAAAGCCGATCCGGCGATAGAAAGGATAAGAAAGGACCTTATCATCACCGGCGAGTGGTCCGGAAAAAGTTTTGAAAAAGCCGTGAAAACCCTTCAGGGATATGACTATGCGGTTGATATGCGCCAAATCGACCTTGAACATCTGCGGACGTACCTGACTGAAAAGAAAGATTTCCTTTTGCGTTTGCTCGAAAATCCGATGCTGCTTGAACATGAAGCTTTTACAGAACTCCTGAGAGCAGTGTTTCATCTTACGGAGGAGCTGACGTTCCGGAATGACCTTTTGCATATTCCAAAAACAGACGTCCAGCATCTTGCAGGAGACATCAGAAGGGTATATACATTGCTGGTCGTCCAATGGCTGTATTACATGCAGCACCTCCGCAACAACTATCCCTACCTTTTTTCCCTTGCGATAAGGACAAACCCTTTTAACCACCTGGCTTCACCGGTGGTGCAATGA
- a CDS encoding cyclic nucleotide-binding domain-containing protein produces the protein MKKLKEEMTFGLLDEGDIEKIAPFFELKNYSAGTQIFREGEAGDFIGFVVSGKIEVKKQTEFKGNQVIIALLGSGALFGEMSIFEQQRSATVETVEDSVILVLRNSGLDAITRQYPHIGIKLLKGFIRILALRLRKVTERLTTIF, from the coding sequence TTGAAGAAACTCAAGGAGGAGATGACTTTTGGTCTTCTCGATGAAGGGGATATAGAAAAGATCGCTCCTTTCTTCGAACTCAAGAATTATTCTGCAGGCACGCAGATATTCAGGGAAGGTGAGGCAGGGGATTTTATCGGATTTGTTGTTTCAGGAAAAATCGAGGTCAAAAAGCAGACAGAATTCAAAGGGAATCAGGTAATCATCGCGCTTCTTGGATCCGGCGCGCTCTTCGGTGAAATGTCGATATTTGAACAGCAACGTTCTGCAACCGTTGAAACGGTTGAGGACTCCGTCATCCTTGTTCTGCGGAACAGCGGGCTGGATGCGATCACCCGGCAGTATCCCCACATCGGGATAAAACTGCTGAAAGGGTTTATCAGAATCCTTGCGCTCCGTCTGCGCAAGGTTACCGAGCGTCTCACTACAATATTCTAG
- the mlaD gene encoding outer membrane lipid asymmetry maintenance protein MlaD: MNRITIETSVGIFLVVGLLCLAYLSVKLGDVELFGTKLYSVQARFNNISGLKKGSEVEIAGVKVGKVSRISLDNYRANVELLINPDVRIQEDSIASIRTQGIIGDKYVKISPGGSDEYIKPKGILSETESAVDIEELISKYIFEKE, translated from the coding sequence ATGAACAGAATAACTATTGAAACATCCGTGGGAATTTTTCTGGTTGTAGGACTTTTGTGTCTGGCCTATCTCTCTGTGAAACTCGGTGATGTCGAACTGTTCGGCACGAAACTCTATTCCGTCCAGGCCCGCTTCAATAATATTTCGGGACTGAAAAAAGGATCAGAGGTCGAGATCGCCGGGGTAAAGGTCGGCAAAGTCTCCAGAATATCCCTCGACAACTACCGGGCCAATGTAGAATTGCTGATCAATCCTGATGTCAGGATACAGGAAGATTCCATCGCCAGCATCAGAACCCAGGGGATCATCGGGGACAAATATGTTAAGATATCTCCCGGCGGTTCCGATGAGTATATCAAGCCGAAGGGAATTCTGTCAGAAACGGAATCTGCAGTTGATATCGAGGAACTGATCAGCAAGTATATTTTTGAAAAGGAGTAG
- a CDS encoding ATP-binding cassette domain-containing protein, translating to MEPIIRLEDVRKTFGTQQVLKGINLAIYEGKTTVIVGESGKGKSLILKHILGLIKPDSGKVMVYGKDLSMIKKQDLKEIRSYFGVLFQNAALFDSMTVFDNVALPLRERTKASEEEIRRIVNEKLQLMDLEGSNEKYPAQLSGGMRKRVGLARALVLNPKIVFFDEPTTGLDVAKSNEIYRVFYRTQTKLGYTAVIVSHDVPKIFKLADYVALIHEGIIQDCLPPEAFQTSDNPHIRDFVEKTMGQIYESEEVEG from the coding sequence ATGGAACCGATAATTCGGCTGGAAGATGTGAGAAAGACATTCGGAACACAGCAGGTTCTGAAGGGTATTAACCTTGCCATTTATGAAGGAAAAACGACAGTTATCGTCGGAGAGAGCGGAAAGGGGAAAAGCCTTATCCTGAAGCATATCCTCGGTCTTATAAAGCCTGACAGCGGGAAAGTCATGGTATACGGCAAGGATCTCAGCATGATAAAAAAACAGGACCTGAAGGAGATCAGGTCTTATTTCGGGGTGCTCTTTCAGAACGCAGCGCTTTTTGATTCGATGACCGTCTTTGACAATGTTGCGTTGCCGCTGCGGGAGCGAACCAAGGCCTCTGAAGAAGAGATAAGGCGCATTGTGAATGAAAAGCTGCAACTGATGGATCTCGAGGGGAGCAATGAGAAATATCCTGCTCAGCTGAGCGGCGGGATGAGAAAACGGGTCGGCCTTGCAAGGGCACTTGTGCTGAATCCGAAAATAGTGTTTTTTGATGAGCCGACAACAGGACTTGATGTCGCAAAGAGCAACGAAATATACCGCGTATTCTACAGGACACAGACGAAACTGGGCTATACTGCCGTTATCGTAAGCCATGATGTGCCGAAGATTTTCAAGCTCGCCGATTATGTTGCACTCATCCATGAAGGTATCATTCAGGATTGTCTTCCTCCGGAAGCATTTCAGACATCAGACAATCCGCATATCAGGGATTTCGTGGAAAAAACCATGGGGCAAATCTATGAAAGTGAAGAAGTGGAGGGTTAG
- a CDS encoding MlaE family lipid ABC transporter permease subunit: MLNVFEKLGDLCLYYLNQVGRMGIFLFNVTISIFKLPYYKISYITKQIYIIGSLSIFVIIFTGAFTGMVLSLQGYTTLRKFGSEGLLGSAVALSLIRELGPVLAALMVTGRAGSAICAEIGIMRNSEQIDALECMAIDPHKYIIAPKFIATILSMPLLTAIFDVIGIFGGYLVGVSLLGANEGSYFSSMYKDVEFNDIYMGFVKSLCFGLLIVWICSAKGYFVHYERKGGFGAEGVSRVTTNAVVLTSVAILVFDYFITSFLL; this comes from the coding sequence ATACTGAATGTGTTCGAAAAACTTGGTGACCTTTGTCTCTACTATCTCAATCAGGTGGGCAGGATGGGGATATTCCTGTTCAACGTGACAATAAGCATATTCAAGCTTCCCTATTATAAAATCTCTTATATCACGAAGCAGATCTACATCATCGGGTCGCTGTCGATCTTCGTCATCATATTCACCGGAGCCTTTACCGGCATGGTACTCAGTCTGCAGGGATACACCACCCTCCGCAAGTTCGGTTCCGAGGGGCTCCTCGGATCGGCTGTCGCCCTGAGTCTTATCAGGGAACTGGGGCCGGTACTGGCCGCACTGATGGTAACCGGAAGAGCCGGTTCCGCCATTTGCGCTGAAATCGGTATCATGCGAAACTCGGAACAGATTGATGCGCTTGAATGCATGGCGATCGATCCCCATAAGTACATTATCGCCCCGAAATTCATTGCAACGATCCTCTCGATGCCTCTGCTGACCGCAATTTTCGACGTAATCGGCATTTTCGGCGGATATCTTGTGGGAGTCTCTCTCCTCGGTGCCAACGAGGGGTCGTATTTTTCAAGCATGTACAAGGATGTGGAGTTCAATGATATATATATGGGGTTCGTGAAATCACTCTGTTTCGGACTGCTGATTGTGTGGATATGTTCTGCTAAGGGCTACTTTGTCCATTATGAGAGAAAGGGCGGGTTCGGTGCTGAAGGAGTGAGCAGGGTAACTACCAATGCCGTCGTTCTTACGTCTGTCGCTATTCTGGTATTTGATTATTTCATCACCTCTTTTCTCTTATGA